The Streptomyces sp. Mut1 genome window below encodes:
- a CDS encoding N5-glutamine methyltransferase family protein, producing the protein MGHVSKTSLFAADLPAADHAPRLREALLAAAFTADGLLDLLGAPAYAALARSETVPALRATRGEAPLDTLVRLFLLQRPVPAGRAAAVLPLAECVADGWLTEKDGEVRATVDVRPYGGPDGQDWFIVSDLGCAVGGAGGIGSREKGVVLGIGGASTTLAGITVRRPVASALDIGTGSGIQALHAAQHATKVTATDLNPRALAFTRLTLALSGAAPAELREGSLYEPVGDETFDLIVSNPPFVISPGARLTYRDGGMAGDDLCRTLVQQTGDRLNEGGFAHFLANWQHTEGEEWQDRVRSWVPDGCDAWIVQREVQDVTQYAELWLRDSGDHRTDPAEYEARYDAWLDEFAARRANGVGFGWITLRKSAAAAAGEPSVVIEEWPHAVEQPLGPAVEAHFARQDYLREQDDAALLAAHFTLAAEVVQEQVGLPGAEDPEHVVLRQNRGMRRATKVDAVGAGFAGVCDGSLPAGRILDAIAQLMNEDPVLLRDRTPQAIRLLVEEGFLDPLPPGGQVAG; encoded by the coding sequence ATGGGTCACGTGAGTAAGACCAGCCTTTTCGCAGCAGACCTGCCCGCGGCAGACCACGCGCCCCGGCTCCGCGAAGCCCTGCTCGCGGCCGCCTTCACCGCCGACGGGCTCCTCGACCTGCTCGGCGCGCCCGCCTACGCCGCGCTCGCCCGCAGCGAGACGGTTCCGGCGCTGCGCGCCACGCGGGGCGAGGCGCCGCTCGACACGCTGGTGCGACTCTTCCTGCTCCAGCGCCCCGTCCCGGCGGGGCGGGCCGCCGCCGTGCTCCCGCTGGCGGAGTGTGTGGCGGACGGCTGGCTGACCGAGAAGGACGGCGAGGTGCGGGCGACCGTCGACGTGCGGCCGTACGGCGGACCGGACGGCCAGGACTGGTTCATCGTCTCCGACCTGGGCTGTGCGGTGGGAGGCGCGGGCGGTATCGGCTCGCGCGAGAAGGGCGTCGTCCTCGGTATCGGCGGGGCGTCCACCACCCTGGCCGGGATCACCGTCCGCCGGCCCGTCGCCTCCGCCCTCGACATCGGCACGGGCTCCGGCATCCAGGCGTTGCACGCCGCCCAGCACGCCACGAAGGTCACGGCCACCGACCTCAATCCGCGCGCCCTCGCCTTCACCCGGCTCACCCTCGCCCTGTCCGGCGCCGCCCCGGCCGAGCTCCGCGAGGGCTCCCTGTACGAGCCGGTCGGCGACGAGACCTTCGACCTGATCGTCTCCAACCCGCCGTTCGTCATCTCGCCAGGCGCGCGGCTCACCTACCGCGACGGCGGTATGGCCGGCGACGATCTGTGCCGGACCCTCGTCCAGCAGACGGGCGACCGGCTCAACGAGGGCGGATTCGCCCACTTCCTGGCCAACTGGCAGCACACCGAGGGCGAGGAGTGGCAGGACCGGGTGCGTTCCTGGGTGCCGGACGGCTGCGATGCCTGGATCGTGCAGCGCGAGGTCCAGGACGTCACGCAGTACGCCGAGCTGTGGCTGCGCGACAGCGGGGACCATCGCACGGACCCGGCGGAGTACGAGGCGCGGTACGACGCCTGGCTGGACGAGTTCGCGGCCCGCCGGGCAAACGGCGTCGGCTTCGGCTGGATCACGCTGCGGAAGTCCGCCGCGGCCGCAGCCGGTGAGCCCTCCGTCGTGATCGAGGAGTGGCCGCACGCGGTGGAACAGCCGCTCGGCCCCGCCGTCGAGGCGCACTTCGCCCGCCAGGACTACCTGCGGGAGCAGGACGACGCGGCGCTCCTGGCCGCACACTTCACCCTGGCCGCCGAGGTGGTGCAGGAGCAGGTCGGGCTCCCCGGGGCGGAGGACCCCGAGCATGTGGTGCTCCGTCAGAACCGTGGCATGCGCCGGGCGACGAAGGTCGACGCGGTGGGCGCGGGGTTCGCGGGCGTGTGCGACGGCTCACTGCCCGCCGGTCGCATCCTGGACGCCATCGCCCAGTTGATGAACGAGGACCCGGTGCTGCTTCGCGACCGCACCCCCCAGGCCATTCGGCTGCTGGTCGAGGAGGGTTTCCTGGATCCGCTGCCCCCGGGTGGGCAGGTGGCCGGATGA
- a CDS encoding ArsR/SmtB family transcription factor: protein MIRIELDEASLGATRIAISPLWDAFCSLHLAMPHRHPSRPYEEWVVRARELLSEDDRTHALRLLIDGPHQFPDFMLPRPVGASSVETELDTIRATPADVVRAGVAQHYEGLQDHPHVRPYVADPEAACGALADAYAAYWEGAMAAHWPVMRRLVEDEVLIRARTFATEGVDALFAGLESRARWEPPVLELTKHIDAEYRAGERRLLLVPLVFAEGCRLYSTDDPDVLTVSFQARGAGALRERAAERADSGDRLGLLLGKGRASVLRQLGGPLTTAGIADRLGLAPSTVSEHLSVLADADVVTRHRIGRSVYYHLTDTGRALLALLSGEDVLRAVS, encoded by the coding sequence ATGATCCGGATCGAACTGGACGAGGCGTCGCTCGGCGCGACCCGGATCGCCATCAGCCCTCTGTGGGACGCCTTTTGCAGCCTCCATCTCGCGATGCCGCACCGCCACCCCTCCCGCCCCTACGAGGAGTGGGTGGTGCGGGCCCGCGAACTGCTGAGCGAGGACGATCGGACGCATGCGCTCCGGCTGCTGATCGACGGCCCGCACCAGTTCCCGGACTTCATGCTGCCCCGGCCGGTCGGGGCGTCATCCGTCGAGACGGAGCTCGACACGATCCGGGCCACCCCTGCCGACGTCGTACGGGCCGGGGTCGCCCAGCACTACGAGGGGCTCCAGGACCACCCGCACGTACGCCCGTACGTCGCCGACCCCGAGGCCGCCTGCGGGGCGCTCGCCGATGCGTATGCCGCGTACTGGGAAGGAGCGATGGCCGCGCACTGGCCCGTCATGCGCCGCCTGGTCGAGGACGAGGTGCTCATCCGGGCCCGGACCTTCGCCACCGAGGGGGTGGACGCGCTCTTCGCCGGGCTGGAGAGCCGGGCCAGGTGGGAGCCGCCCGTCCTGGAGCTGACGAAGCACATCGACGCGGAGTACCGGGCGGGGGAGCGCCGGCTGCTGCTCGTGCCCCTCGTCTTCGCGGAGGGCTGCCGGCTCTACTCCACCGACGACCCGGATGTCCTGACGGTGTCCTTCCAGGCCCGGGGCGCGGGCGCGCTGCGCGAACGAGCCGCGGAGCGGGCCGACAGCGGTGATCGGCTCGGGCTGCTCCTGGGAAAGGGCCGGGCCTCGGTCCTGCGACAGCTCGGGGGACCCCTCACCACGGCCGGGATAGCCGACCGGCTGGGGCTCGCGCCGAGCACGGTCTCGGAGCACCTGTCCGTCCTCGCCGACGCCGATGTCGTCACCCGGCACCGAATAGGACGCAGCGTGTACTACCACCTCACCGACACCGGCCGCGCCCTCCTCGCGCTGCTGTCGGGGGAGGACGTGCTGCGCGCGGTGTCCTGA